In Trichomycterus rosablanca isolate fTriRos1 chromosome 5, fTriRos1.hap1, whole genome shotgun sequence, the sequence AAGTGACTCTTACCAAATGGTCTCTTGGTGCGATCTAGGCAGGACAGGTGGTAGGCTTTAGTGCAGCCCTTGCGGTCACACAGAACCAGCTCTCCCCCGTCCCCACAACGGAAACAATCGTCCTCGGACTGCTTTTTTCCTTCGCTCCGAGCGCGCCGTCGTTTAGATTTTTTCTTCTGGGGTTTTGCCTTAGCCTTGGGCTCTGAAGTTGTCGTAATCTACAGTAGAAAGTGATCAGAATCCAAGTCAGACTTAGATGTTATACAAGGTTTCATCCAAAGTCCCCCATCTTTAAAAAAGCAGGTATTTGATGGATACTTAATGTTTCATTGCTAATTAAGAGATGCAGATATGCAGAGGTGACTTGCCTTGGGTCTGTCTCCTAAGAAGCCACTGCAGTTGGGTGCATCACAGTGACATACAGTCTTCTCATTCCCCAGACAGTCCAGATTATAGTTAAAGGTCAATTCAGTTCCTGCACACACAAAGCAGAAAAAAGCCATTAGCAGCACTAAACGTTAAACTGTCTGACAAGTAGAAGAAGGCATTACTTTTTAGGCTGACAGTTTATTAGGTAAACTACACTTTGTAATGTACAAGACGTACCTAGCATATAGCTACATTTTCAGAAGTGTAACCCACTGAGTGCAGTTgtaggtggttaaggtactggactagtaattgaaggttgctggttcaagccccaccactgccaggttgctgttgttgggtccttgaggaaggcccttgaccctcaattgctcagactgtatactgtactgcaAGTCACTTTTGATAAAGGTatcagctaaatgctgaaaatgtaaatgatatttataataatCAACACTTAATCTGTAAGCCAGTGAAAAACTATAACAATTACTATAAAATGTTATCATTTAAGTtgaattacttttactgttcAATAACTTATgtctaaaatgttatttttgtacACTGATCAATTTATTCCATTTAGAATTAAGAACTTCTATCCTTCTGAAAACCTCAGAATTAATAAACCAGATATTTCATGATTAAGTGCATTTAAGTTCATTGTgaccatatggatagtgttttCCCCCCACGATATTTTGTCTTGTGTTTGGGTTTTCAGGCTTGTTAATAGCTGGTTCTTTGTTTCTCTAATTGTATTTATGTATCTTGCTGTTGGCTGTACTCTTTCTCTTTTACCGTTAACCCTTCCAAACATAATAATCTGTTTCAATGAACTGGTTTTTCTCCTGTCCAAAATAAAAGAGCTTTCatttggttatctgggctttGAGTGAAAGGTTAGGTTTGATTTGTTTGAAGATCTATTTGATAGTACCTTGGATGGCAAAAGAAGCCTTCTCCAGTGTTGTTCCTGCcctgtattttattgtccagCTTTTACACCCATAACACAGTATACTAAATGTACTCAGTGTACATATTCTTCTATTTTACACTATTGTACATATTTTACACAGGTAGATGCTagctgcatttcgttgccttgtactttgAACGTTAAAGTAGGGAGTCGATTTGCTTTCTTTACTGTGAGGGTGTAGAGTTTAATTGTtttttcataattaatatgGCATAGTGCTAGTGCCTAGAAGTGTTTGACAGAAGTTCTTGATCCACAGAGGGAACAAGTGGGGGCCTAGTTTCCTATTAACAGGTGGATAGGGATGAATTTGGTGTGTTTTATGCAGCATCTTGCACTAATTCAAGTAAATCTATAACTGTATGCTCAGTGTTGTTCTCTAAGCTCACCTGCTGGAATGTCACACACAGCAAACAAGCCCACACGGGTGTCCCCATTAACAGTCCACTTCTGAGTCTCACAGTTGGGTTGGCAGCTGTGATTCATGAAGCGAGAGAAGTTTCCTTTAGGGCCTGCATCAATGATCCGGTCCTACACATACACAGCATGTTATTATACAGGCATTAGCTGAAACACATGACAATCTTATCGTTACCATATGCAGTTAACTAAAGCAGTAATGACATTAAGGGAGGGACAGGAGTGCTGCAGGGGTGCTGAGTGCAAGGCATGAATACTCTAGACAGGGTGTCAATTCATCACTGGGATTTAGCAACCCTAATGCAAGTTAAACAAATGAGCTTGTCTTTTTTACTACTACATCATGACCGATAATCATTTTGGTAAGTGATACCATGGTAAGTGGTATTGCTGTATTGTAGCATTTAGTACTGTAGAGCCACAGCTGGCTGCCCTGAGACACTCCCAATGAAATACTTTTTGCTCTAGCTCTACTGCACACTGTCCAGCCACTGCAGACTGCAGACACCAGTGCAGTAAAAGCTGATTTTACAGATGCAATAACAGTAAGTCATACAAATTTCTCTCCAACAAGTCTGGTATTTGTGCCGAGTTGTTTACCTTGTCGATGGTGAGCATGTAGAAGTGTGTGATGTCATTCTCTTGGGCGTATTTGATTCTTGCTCTGCATTCCTCCTCATCAATCAACTCCCCCACATACTCATTTACAAACTCTCCCTGATTTACACACCAAAGAAAAGAATTCATTACTAAAACTCCAAGTGAAAAACTTGACCATCTTGATTAAATTGACCAACACTGCTAAAGATCAGTTCCAACAGCCTCTTTCTTACCTTTTTGATGTCTCGGAGTGAAATTAGACCCCAGCCCTTGCCTGCTGTGCGAATAATCTTGGTCTCTGGATAAAGGCGCTTGGTAAAGTCCTGGTTCATGCAGCGGTTTCCAGCTGGACACACCTGAGGATGGCACTCATACAGCAGCATGCGGTTAAGGCACTCAGACTCAAAACTGCAGGGTCGCTCATCACTCGGCTTACAGTTGCATTTAGGGATCTCGGAGATGTCGGCTGTATAGATCTGAACACGCCCAAATGGTTTGTTGGTCTGCAAAAAATAGTTTggcatatatttaatttatacacTTATAGGTTATAACCAATGGTCAAAGCATATTTTATTGGTTTGcaccatgtaaaaaaaaaaaaaataggtacCTTTATAAATTTGTATGGAGGAGGTTTCCGGTTGTTCTCCTGAGCTTCTTTAGCTTCTCTCTCCATCTTTATCTCTTTAAATCGAGCCTCTGCCTCCAGCACAGCTAATGACACAATAAAAAAGGGATAGCCCCAAAGACACCCATAAATGACAGTGGTGTAAGCTattaccaaaaaaaaaggtttaaccaATAACAAAACCCGTACCATTTTTAAAAACCTTCCCAATGCCAGTCCTCTGATGCCTGCTTGCTCTGTCTCCCTCCATGAAAGGGAAGACACGGCCCTGGTGGGTCCAATAGTAGTCTTTTGAGCCAAAAAAGTACACAGGGAACTCCCCAATCTCATGTCGCAGGTGCTGGATGTTCGTAGGGATGTTCCGGGGATGACGAATTTCTGCTGGCCACCACCTTAGGATTTTAGAGCAATAATATGAAAGAGGAAACACACAATAAGCTAATTGTATGCCACTGAAACACTGCAACATTCATTTAAGTGCAACAGTACAACTTGCCTGTAGTTGCCCAGTTTAACCCAGATAATGTCTCTGTATTTAGGTTTCTTGCCAGAGCGGCAGTCATGACAGAACCAGCTACCATCAGGCATGGTGATATTCAGGCAGTCAGGGTGGAATGCAGCTGGACACGATTCACAGCACAGGAGACTGCCACCTGtaacacacagtacactgtataaacacactgagcAAAACAATAGTGACAATAGTGTATGTAGACAGTATATAGTGCTGCAACTATCAATtcctttaataatatataaacaggATGTGTTCCatttaaactaaatgtaaaatacatacTACACATAAATGTGACAGTGACATATATGCATTTAACCACTTACATTACTGCAGCAGTAAATATGGTAGTGTTTTGGCTTTCTCTCTTTTAACAAGCTGTGAGAACCCACTTAAACATTAAACTGCTTGTTTAAATTAGCATGGCAGCCTATAGCACAAGTAGTTGAGTTAAATCATTATGGCAAGGAACACAATGTAAGTACGTTAACCTAAATAACCATTTAACATCAATTCAAGTTTCGCAAGATTTTCATAATGATTCTATTAGTCCTTTGTTTACCAAAATCAAAGCATGCACAGAATTTTAGAAGTTGAGCAATAATCCTCTCTTACCATTGGAGCAGATGAAGCACCAACTGACATTGACATGTGTATGATGCCTGTAGCCTTTCTTAGGGCTAAAGTGGTTGGTACACACGATAGAAGTGGATGTCAGCATCTCGCTTCCTGCTGCTATGCACAGGTCTCCAGTGTGATAAGCAACCGGACAGAGCAGACAGCGCATCATCCTTCCTAAAACaggtaagtaaaatatgtatgatTAAAAACTTTTACAAATTAGCAGTTGTTTATGTAGTGGGGGGAAGGGGGGACGACGAAGCAAAACATGTGAACTTAAATTTCAAAACGTATTTGCATGCACACATTTACTAAATCTTAGAGGCAAAATGTaagttttagcttttttttaatataaagacCACTATTTATAgcactatttatttaaatatgtgacGGTCTATGGAAATTAATGAGAAACATCATTTAAGTATAGAACATTTTCTCAGGAAAAAAGTGTATGCTTTGACATTGCCAGGTatccaacagacacaattggcggtacctacttatttattcatcagtttaagttttaatgtcagacacagttatggacaattttgtatctccaattctgtCATTTGTACGTCTTTgaactatgggaggaaacccacagatacagggagaacatgcaaactccacacagaaaggacctggaccgctccacctgggaatcaaaccttgctgtgaggcttgtgtgagtgtctgtgtggacgAGCTGATTGTATTCAAAGCATCTtgaaaaaaatctgtgaaacTTTTCACTGGCCCATTGATTAAACAGAATGTTACATTATCATTGGTAAAAGTTTAACAATAACTAGTTCTACTTGCAGGAACGCAGTACCTTTGGTGGCTTTTGCAGTGCCACGGCCGCTGCAGTGACAGCTAAGGCAGGTATGAAGTGGGCAGCGAAATCCTCGGTTGTCAAAAACAGTCAAAGTGCTCAAACGTAAGCACGCCTCATGATAAAATCGCCCACAGTGTTGGACATTGCAGCGTTTTACCTCCCCTTCAGATTTCTTACAAGTATAGCATGTGTGTACGCCTGAAACAGATAAAGAGCGTAAACATGTGACTTAGCTTTTTACACATCACACAAATAAGAGTACAAGAAAAAGTCAAGTATTCGTGCAAGTTAAGTAAAATGTTTCATATACCTGTGCGACAGGCCATGCAGAGCACCTTGTCAGTTGATTGTTCCAAATTCACACATTCTCTGTGATAGGTACCAAAACACTGACCCTCACACGTCACCAAGTCCTCACTTGTCTTTTCACAGACCtgaaaacacataaataaataaaaaacatacttACACAAAGCCATaggaagtgaaaaaaaaaaatcacttttttATGAAACAGTACATGCACACTTACCAGACACACACTCTCCTTTTTATTATTGACTGTACGCTCTGCCTTCTTGTGAGCATGGGCATCATCAGGACCGTCGCTGAGGGAATCTGGTCTTTCCTCACACACAGTCTAAAAACCACATTAACACAGTCAGTTTGATTACACTGTGCAAAATCTACCTGAAAGCTGCTGATATGAGTTATGACTTTTGACTGGTCCAAGTTGTCCATTAAAGACAAACATACCTCTGGGTGGGGCACAGATGATTGCTGGTTCTTCTTGGATGCCGATTCCTGCTTCCTCTTTCTGACATACTTGGCCTTTACTTGTGGATCCTCTACTGTTAGAAAAAAGCCAAACCAAAACATATTcaacaagaataaataaataataagaggaTATAACAAGCATCTATACTGATTAAGCCATTTACCAGGAACTTGTGTTTTGGACCTTTTTCTTTTCTCATCTGTGGTAGATTTCGGTTTCTTTCTCCTAGAAGGGTCGGCTTCGGGTGCCTATAAAAAGCAGCACAGGAACTCAATGGTCAAACCATTACAGGAAGAGTAATTTACCATGGATGAggattttataacattatgattaATAAAATTTGTGTAATTTAGTTATATGATAAATATGTTATTTATTGACCTGTTTGTTACATCCAGTTTATATTAGTTTACTTCACTTAAATGCTCATGAATAATTTTGGATTGTTTAGATTGGCTAGGAAAAagtttcattatttaaaatgccAGAAATTAATGACagagttattttttattttttttatcacagcAATGGcacaacaaaagaaaaaaaaacaaccatttTTCATGTCGGAACTTGCCGGGTTAAATATTCAACCTTTTAGAATTGTGTTGTAGTATTATACTGCATGTAAATAACTGATGTGGGTTTAAGGTAAAACAATGGTAACATCTTttagtatttacatttaaaaacataagtTAAAGTTGAGATGATCGTTCAGCTTTATTTAGCagattgtatttgttttaaatgataaaTACAATTTAGTCATTATAAATTAAAGATGGGTAATTTAAACAAATCTTAAAGACCCATAAACATGCTGCATATAAAAGAATTGTGATGTTTTCCGACTTTCAAAAGACGCAGCAGTGCAAcagaaaaacactgaaaatgacATGGCTTAATTGCAATTACTTAAACTACATAATTCTGGCATAGTCAGTGGTCCAAATTTTAGAAAGTATAATACCTTCAGCACCTGATGCCATCTTAAACCCTCACCCTTCTTGGCTTTCTTCTTGGGCTGAGGTTCAGCCTCGTGAAGTTCTCCTAGTGCACGTTTTAAAGGTTTCTTCATTCCTGGACACAGAGTTACTAATTAAAAATTACTTCTGATGCTAAATCAATGCTGAACAAATCAAAAATCAccttaaaatacttttttttctacagtACAGACTGTACAGTAGACTgcatatttacttttttcctaAAGTAATATTCCAAAATGGCAAAAAGGTAACAAAGCTTGTACAGTTGGAGACTTCATCTTCTTACATCGTCTTATATTCATCTTGTGCCAATCAAAGAAGCTTTGCACTGAGCAAGTCCAAATCAAAATCAAgcattttacttaaataaatgattagacTTTTGTATTGTACTCTTTTTACTTTgccttttgttttaattttattacatttatagaGATTAAATGAGCTCAGTAGTtctattgtatatttttttctggAGCTGAAGCCCAAATGTAGTATAACTGGGTGTATAGTACACTATGCACATCATAAAACAGTTACATTGCACCCCAACTAGGACGTGTGTCCAAAATAGGAAGTTAATTGGAATTAAACATGGTTAAAACTTTtcctttaatgtaaataagttaAAATTACTAAGTAACAAGTATTAAGTGAATATAATGGATCCCTTGATTACTTAATTTAGTATTCAGACATAAGATTTTTAGAAAGAAACACAAAGATTTAAACTTATTTACATACACAAGCCTATCCCGGGTCACTATTGTGCATTTTCACCACGGTGAGAAGGAATGACTGCTGAATAAAACTGGCACACAGCTTGTTCATCCAAGCATTTTAAAGCTCACTGTGAGGATCCACCACTGGTTTTACATGTCTGAGTATGCACGAGCTAGCCTGAGACCCTCCCAGAACATTAGCAGACAGAGCAACACGTTTGAGTTAATTATTATGGATTATAAAACCTAAACAGATAATAAACAGAATGTTTTCTATTCTTACCTATGACTACTGGCTTTAGTAATTCTGTGTTCAGACCTTCAGCAATACTAGCAGATGCCTTGATTTTCTGCTTCTTCAGGGAACTTGGTGCTGCTGGAAACTTCTGTTTGAGCTTTCCCTGTTTCTGAGGTGCTTTTAATTGAGGATCAATGTCAACAAATAGGACAtcctacaaacaaacaatacataTATTAAGCAGACACACATCAGATATTGGGAATTCTGACGATCGGCATAATGCATGATACTGtttaggaaaaaagaaaaacatttacaaCACCTGCAACGGCTGCTTTTTATATTTCCCAGATTTAACATATTTCCTCTTATGAGATTTCTGAGGTCCATCTGCATCAGTGGACATATCCTAAAATAGAACATTTATCAAGGCATGCTAGAACAGTAGTAAAGCAAGATAATGTGAACTGATACCTGTGCGATCGGTGCACTTACCTGATCAGTAGAATCAGTATGAGTGGCCGCCACAGGTGGGGTTGCGCCCGGAGAGGTTACTTTCTTTCTCTTCTTTGCAGAAGCATTCTGCTCCTTGCAACTACTTTGTCCTCTATTGGTTGGTGCTTTAGTGGCAAGGGGCATTTTTCCTGCTGAAGTGCTGCTGTAGGTGGGAGGGGAAGGGGGGAGAGGGCTGCTCAGAGTCTGTACAGTAATGGGGCTAGACTGAGTGGAGTCTGGGGGAGTGAGGCTGGTTGTGTCTGGAAATTCTTCATGATCCTGCAGTGGTTGTTCCTGCATGCGCTGCTGAAGCTCTTGCTGAATACAGGAGTTAAATCGTGGCTGGCTGCCTTCATATGAGAAGCTAAACTTTTCCAGTCGCTCCTCTAATGATAAAGCTGCAGCTTCTATTACCTGGGAGATGCCCGTGTCCCATGGTATCCGCAGCTTGCGTGGAATTAAGCGCTGAAAAGAAACCACCAACCAGTTTGAAGAAAAAGCAAATTATTGTACTTGGCAAAATAGATGTCTTATTTATAAAAGAATGGCTTCACCAAAATAAgataaaagtttttaaatggCCCAGTCAGAGCCCATATCCAATTGAAATTTGAGGACTGAACTGAAGAGAGCTGTGAACAGAAGATGGCCTTGCAATCTGACAGATTTGGAGCACTTCCCCAAGGAACAGTGGGCAAAGCTTGCCAAGCTCCTACCCAAAAAGACTGAAAAAAGAATGCTGTCATAAAATTAAAAGGTGTtgtaacaaagtattagtttgGCAAATAGGAATGCATATTATTAACACTAAAagattttagtttgttttttaataaaattttacagataataagtcacattacagatagaaaaatgtaaaattattattattattttttacattacaaaattcTGGCATTGCAAAATGCGTATGCAAACTTTTTATATCTACTGTAAGTTAATACCTTCTGCCCATCAGAATGGGCACTGGTCTGTTTGCTTCCACAGCATAGTGTCTGGTATTGATCTTTTCCTGAGAACAGGACCAGGTTCTTCCCAGCAATGTATGCTCTTTCTGGAGCATCGCTGAAATACTGCAGGTGGTAAAGTAACCCTGGCAAAAAAGAAGACAAGAAAAGGTAAAGCACTGACTTAACCATCCTGTACTATAATAGTCTAACTTTGCTATAAGTGTTGTTGCCAGCACTTACCTTTCTGTCTAAAGTGAAGGTTGAACTCTGGGTCTGTAGTAATCATACATGGCCACCAGGGATATCCAGACGCTTTAGCCCAAACAATATCACCCACTGAAAACTGCACAGGAGGTGACTTAGACCTTTGTAACATCTCACCCACATCCTGCACATCAGTGCCTTCCTCAGCATCCAGTGTAGATGGCTGCTGAAAAAAACAAGTTATTTTAAGATGATGTTCAGTCTTCCCTCTATTTAGTCTTTTAAAATGATGTCAGTGCAATGACATTAATAACTCCTGCTGTAGTGCTGTGCATGTAATCATAATCAGGATTTCTATCATTGCCAAATACTAATAAGTGACAGTTTAAGCAAAAGCTAACCAATTGTTTATTGGAAGATATTCATTTTAGTTCTtataaaataaagcatttttatttccaCCATCTTTGCAACATTTCAGGCACCTATCAGCCATATAAGTCAAGGTCCCTTTTTGTTTTATTCAGGCTCTGACAACCAAATGAACACCAATAccacaataaaaataacttaattttaaaaaaatgtcttCAAGTCAGATAGCACATTTACACCACattatacagtgaggaaaataagtatttgatcccctgctgacccccttacaaagacacAGTccagaaaatccagataaaaaaacattaaataaaagttataaattaatttgtatttaattaagggaaataagtatttgatcccctaccaaccagtaagaattctgacccccacagaccggttatgtgcccatgaggcacacaaattagtcctgtccctgtataaaagactcctgtcacagaatcagtttcttctgttcaaatctctcgaccaccatgggcaagaccaaagagctatcaaaggacgtcagggacaagattgtagacctgcacaaggctggaatgggctacaagaccatcagcaagaagcttggtgagaaagagaccactgttggtgcgataattcaaaaatggaagaaatacaagatcacagtcaatcaccctcgctctggagctccatgcaagatctcacctcgtggcgtaagaatgattctgagaaaggtgaggtcagtccagaattacacaggaggagcttgtcaatgatctcaagggagctgggagcagagaaatgctggatatgaccccaagaacaccatccccactgggcatttctctgcctccaaacacggcgagtggagttgatgccaaagagctcaattttggtctcatctgaccatatcacattctcccaagctttctctgaatcattcaggtgttcattggcaaacttcagacgggcctgtacatgagccttcttgagcagagggactttgcgggcactgcaggatctcaacccattacggcgaagtgtgttactaatggttttcttggtgactgtgctcccagctcccttgagatcattgacaagctcctcccgtgtaattctggactgacctcacctttctcagaatcattcttaccccaccaggtgagatcttgcatggagctccagagcgagggtgattgactgtgatcttgtatttcttccattttcgaattatcgcaccaacagtggtctctttctcaccaagcttcttgctgatggtcttgtagcccattccagccttgtgcaggtctacaatcttgtccctgacgtcctttgatagctctttggtcttgcccatggtggtcgagagatttgaatggaagaaactgattctgttacaggagtcttttatacagggacaggactaatttgtgtgcctcatgggcacataaccggtctgtgggggtcagaattcttgctggttggtaggggatcaaatacttatttcccttaattaaatacaaattaatttataacttttatttaatgttttttttttctggattttttgttgatattctatctctctgtt encodes:
- the nsd2 gene encoding histone-lysine N-methyltransferase NSD2 isoform X1, producing MDSKGGSLPAMPELKNPTSMKQLSGSPCGCKGLGDGSTDPDILMDKAATQLAATPHDGVLQKMGNHNHSHEHLKDLTSRLLNGDQDKMSKFCAAPPTSPVLKGVESGPQHGSPQRKADASPELTLKITHVANGKSPPKSMYEASYREEVTDEPDPSLSLAEGILGLDTSAGIEKRKRAPVKKKLPPSKRQTNGPSVNGYDTSPVLHSTIEPVCDQARVSTDLATSTDVLPSESHDAVDADIPANATSNAVQPSTLDAEEGTDVQDVGEMLQRSKSPPVQFSVGDIVWAKASGYPWWPCMITTDPEFNLHFRQKGLLYHLQYFSDAPERAYIAGKNLVLFSGKDQYQTLCCGSKQTSAHSDGQKRLIPRKLRIPWDTGISQVIEAAALSLEERLEKFSFSYEGSQPRFNSCIQQELQQRMQEQPLQDHEEFPDTTSLTPPDSTQSSPITVQTLSSPLPPSPPTYSSTSAGKMPLATKAPTNRGQSSCKEQNASAKKRKKVTSPGATPPVAATHTDSTDQDMSTDADGPQKSHKRKYVKSGKYKKQPLQDVLFVDIDPQLKAPQKQGKLKQKFPAAPSSLKKQKIKASASIAEGLNTELLKPVVIGMKKPLKRALGELHEAEPQPKKKAKKGEGLRWHQVLKAPEADPSRRKKPKSTTDEKRKRSKTQVPVEDPQVKAKYVRKRKQESASKKNQQSSVPHPETVCEERPDSLSDGPDDAHAHKKAERTVNNKKESVCLVCEKTSEDLVTCEGQCFGTYHRECVNLEQSTDKVLCMACRTGVHTCYTCKKSEGEVKRCNVQHCGRFYHEACLRLSTLTVFDNRGFRCPLHTCLSCHCSGRGTAKATKGRMMRCLLCPVAYHTGDLCIAAGSEMLTSTSIVCTNHFSPKKGYRHHTHVNVSWCFICSNGGSLLCCESCPAAFHPDCLNITMPDGSWFCHDCRSGKKPKYRDIIWVKLGNYRWWPAEIRHPRNIPTNIQHLRHEIGEFPVYFFGSKDYYWTHQGRVFPFMEGDRASRHQRTGIGKVFKNAVLEAEARFKEIKMEREAKEAQENNRKPPPYKFIKTNKPFGRVQIYTADISEIPKCNCKPSDERPCSFESECLNRMLLYECHPQVCPAGNRCMNQDFTKRLYPETKIIRTAGKGWGLISLRDIKKGEFVNEYVGELIDEEECRARIKYAQENDITHFYMLTIDKDRIIDAGPKGNFSRFMNHSCQPNCETQKWTVNGDTRVGLFAVCDIPAGTELTFNYNLDCLGNEKTVCHCDAPNCSGFLGDRPKITTTSEPKAKAKPQKKKSKRRRARSEGKKQSEDDCFRCGDGGELVLCDRKGCTKAYHLSCLDRTKRPFGRWECPWHHCDVCGKLSDAFCQLCPNSFCKAHEEGALRPHPVSNQLCCLEHEDSDLQPSAVPSQDSGVTTKPTKRRRNTSAKKRPRKHCKQAAEA
- the nsd2 gene encoding histone-lysine N-methyltransferase NSD2 isoform X2 codes for the protein MDSKGGSLPAMPELKNPTSMKQLSGSPCGCKGLGDGSTDPDILMDKAATQLAATPHDGVLQKMGNHNHSHEHLKDLTSRLLNGDQDKMSKFCAAPPTSPVLKGVESGPQHGSPQRKADASPELTLKITHVANGKSPPKSMYEASYREEVTDEPDPSLSLAEGILGLDTSAGIEKRKRAPVKKKLPPSKRQTNGPSVNGYDTSPVLHSTIEPVCDQARVSTDLATSTDVLPSESHDAVDADIPANATSNAVPSTLDAEEGTDVQDVGEMLQRSKSPPVQFSVGDIVWAKASGYPWWPCMITTDPEFNLHFRQKGLLYHLQYFSDAPERAYIAGKNLVLFSGKDQYQTLCCGSKQTSAHSDGQKRLIPRKLRIPWDTGISQVIEAAALSLEERLEKFSFSYEGSQPRFNSCIQQELQQRMQEQPLQDHEEFPDTTSLTPPDSTQSSPITVQTLSSPLPPSPPTYSSTSAGKMPLATKAPTNRGQSSCKEQNASAKKRKKVTSPGATPPVAATHTDSTDQDMSTDADGPQKSHKRKYVKSGKYKKQPLQDVLFVDIDPQLKAPQKQGKLKQKFPAAPSSLKKQKIKASASIAEGLNTELLKPVVIGMKKPLKRALGELHEAEPQPKKKAKKGEGLRWHQVLKAPEADPSRRKKPKSTTDEKRKRSKTQVPVEDPQVKAKYVRKRKQESASKKNQQSSVPHPETVCEERPDSLSDGPDDAHAHKKAERTVNNKKESVCLVCEKTSEDLVTCEGQCFGTYHRECVNLEQSTDKVLCMACRTGVHTCYTCKKSEGEVKRCNVQHCGRFYHEACLRLSTLTVFDNRGFRCPLHTCLSCHCSGRGTAKATKGRMMRCLLCPVAYHTGDLCIAAGSEMLTSTSIVCTNHFSPKKGYRHHTHVNVSWCFICSNGGSLLCCESCPAAFHPDCLNITMPDGSWFCHDCRSGKKPKYRDIIWVKLGNYRWWPAEIRHPRNIPTNIQHLRHEIGEFPVYFFGSKDYYWTHQGRVFPFMEGDRASRHQRTGIGKVFKNAVLEAEARFKEIKMEREAKEAQENNRKPPPYKFIKTNKPFGRVQIYTADISEIPKCNCKPSDERPCSFESECLNRMLLYECHPQVCPAGNRCMNQDFTKRLYPETKIIRTAGKGWGLISLRDIKKGEFVNEYVGELIDEEECRARIKYAQENDITHFYMLTIDKDRIIDAGPKGNFSRFMNHSCQPNCETQKWTVNGDTRVGLFAVCDIPAGTELTFNYNLDCLGNEKTVCHCDAPNCSGFLGDRPKITTTSEPKAKAKPQKKKSKRRRARSEGKKQSEDDCFRCGDGGELVLCDRKGCTKAYHLSCLDRTKRPFGRWECPWHHCDVCGKLSDAFCQLCPNSFCKAHEEGALRPHPVSNQLCCLEHEDSDLQPSAVPSQDSGVTTKPTKRRRNTSAKKRPRKHCKQAAEA
- the nsd2 gene encoding histone-lysine N-methyltransferase NSD2 isoform X3, with protein sequence MDSKGGSLPAMPELKNPTSMKQLSGSPCGCKGLGDGSTDPDILMDKAATQLAATPHDGVLQKMGNHNHSHEHLKDLTSRLLNGDQDKMSKFCAAPPTSPVLKGVESGPQHGSPQRKADASPELTLKITHVANGKSPPKSMYEASYREEVTDEPDPSLSLAEGILGLDTSAGIEKRKRAPVKKKLPPSKRQTNGPSVNGYDTSPVLHSTIEPVCDQARVSTDLATSTDVLPSESHDAVDADIPANATSNAVQPSTLDAEEGTDVQDVGEMLQRSKSPPVQFSVGDIVWAKASGYPWWPCMITTDPEFNLHFRQKGLLYHLQYFSDAPERAYIAGKNLVLFSGKDQYQTLCCGSKQTSAHSDGQKRLIPRKLRIPWDTGISQVIEAAALSLEERLEKFSFSYEGSQPRFNSCIQQELQQRMQEQPLQDHEEFPDTTSLTPPDSTQSSPITVQTLSSPLPPSPPTYSSTSAGKMPLATKAPTNRGQSSCKEQNASAKKRKKVTSPGATPPVAATHTDSTDQDMSTDADGPQKSHKRKYVKSGKYKKQPLQDVLFVDIDPQLKAPQKQGKLKQKFPAAPSSLKKQKIKASASIAEGLNTELLKPVVIGMKKPLKRALGELHEAEPQPKKKAKKGEGLRWHQVLKAPEADPSRRKKPKSTTDEKRKRSKTQVPVEDPQVKAKYVRKRKQESASKKNQQSSVPHPETVCEERPDSLSDGPDDAHAHKKAERTVNNKKESVCLVCEKTSEDLVTCEGQCFGTYHRECVNLEQSTDKVLCMACRTGVHTCYTCKKSEGEVKRCNVQHCGRFYHEACLRLSTLTVFDNRGFRCPLHTCLSCHCSGRGTAKATKGRMMRCLLCPVAYHTGDLCIAAGSEMLTSTSIVCTNHFSPKKGYRHHTHVNVSWCFICSNGGSLLCCESCPAAFHPDCLNITMPDGSWFCHDCRSGKKPKYRDIIWVKLGNYRWWPAEIRHPRNIPTNIQHLRHEIGEFPVYFFGSKDYYWTHQGRVFPFMEGDRASRHQRTGIGKVFKNAVLEAEARFKEIKMEREAKEAQENNRKPPPYKFIKTNKPFGRVQIYTADISEIPKCNCKPSDERPCSFESECLNRMLLYECHPQVCPAGNRCMNQDFTKRLYPETKIIRTAGKGWGLISLRDIKKGEFVNEYVGELIDEEECRARIKYAQENDITHFYMLTIDKDRIIDAGPKGNFSRFMNHSCQPNCETQKWTVNGDTRVGLFAVCDIPAAFS